A single window of Liolophura sinensis isolate JHLJ2023 chromosome 6, CUHK_Ljap_v2, whole genome shotgun sequence DNA harbors:
- the LOC135467468 gene encoding PDZ domain-containing protein 7-like, translated as MATVSQTALSIEKRRRIKSFQQHACYVLSEAERERLYKALKEYQKYRRVDKLVHSLKVLLNTPEKQDLTLKIRELIPPSHLGQFDHWVGKSHLANINPGALHYRSTESISKPRVLMSSKSSTLPRKQTRQVASLNRHKYFQHPGGKQEEVEDVRVITITKSDDESLGFSVRGGSEHGLGIYVSEVDEDSVADFAGVQPGDQILEVNNIAMDGLPSSSAVKMLTDNNHLKLLIKRTGKVPGWRYSCEQISWYDTEQQKIVTGDMQEYNSPVSSLGPFLNGISERRVNLSVKRKELRDGLGFNIRGGSEFGLGIFVSRIDKGGLAQQKGVRVGDQILSVNGTSFEGLTHSGAVNFLKTQSQLILTVRYMGRFPVFKEMYAEYKWLNGYKGSRSRPQSRAASYSEFPMGRVRRVPLESKIEVYTQTDDEDSSQLSLDIHTEQVLPLQTEILMPRDSSQFILRHSTLNNKLNSSGSDLEDLILDDFENENENSLYGEQNLDVSVARSSETENNRDVSLDLEFPIERRERKPSTSSRKSRSKKGSTGKKKSTKHEDTASSYSGSIRKRGVFEKSFGSQIMHRGSIGGSSMMEVENRARSTLSEDEATAVIRHIRTYKETKDIERLVQVLLVILDKPEKILLFTHIRTVVHPTDIGRFDSMVSRYEDQARNELKTSSAKSSPVRHIKEDPPGRKVLMDPVMDLHGSFHLEEHGQYTSKYRTAEARQRSRDTADYSSDSDVNSPETSARPASAASPHKQSDVIFVNSGRRSHTPFSNYQMNSAYNGFDDHLDSLSVDSACSSVSSVDSVPVAFDDPDLPPGWLRSTSQRKIEVKSYALVEEGENSAAEESASVTASRDISHVNHLPVDGSPSRASSSHQQSSESHKSPSHKTLSQQSPSRASSERAWQGSYVSPSRSSLASERTRSPIRYVTSMMGSPSGSPQRREISSPPPPLLIATVPAEGPPALELSPLSPPATFKDPAPRSRVISLSKAISTLGLSISGGMESKSQPEVKVQKIFPGGSAAAEGSLQAGDVMLSIDGETLQAVTHAQAVDIIRKAWNNKYKPALDIEIRATD; from the exons ATGGCCACAGTTTCACAGACAGCTCTAAGTATCGAGAAAAGACGCCGCATTAAGTCCTTCCAGCAACATGCCTGCTACGTCCTGAGTGaggcagagagagagaggttGTACAAGGCCCTGAAGGAGTATCAGAAATATCGGCGTGTAGATAAACTGGTTCACAGCCTCAAGGTGCTGCTCAACACACCCGAAAAACAAGATCTGACGCTAAAGATCCGTGAACTGATTCCACCTAGTCACCTGGGGCAGTTTGACCACTGGGTGGGAAAATCTCACCTGGCTAACATCAACCCAGGAGCCCTGCATTACCGCAGCACTGAGAGCATCAGCAAGCCAAGGGTGCTGATGTCCAGCAAATCCTCCACCCTTCCACGGAAACAGACGAGACAGGTGGCTAGCCTCAACAGACACAAGTACTTTCAACATCCAG GAGGAAAACAAGAAGAAGTGGAAGATGTGAGAGTGATAACTATAACCAAGAGCGATGATGAGAGTCTGGGGTTCAGTGTGAGGGGTGGGTCAGAACATGGTCTGGGGATATATGTCAGTGAGGTGGATGAGGACTCTGTGGCAG ATTTTGCTGGTGTGCAGCCAGGAGATCAGATACTGGAGGTCAATAACATAGCAATGGATGGTCTACCATCCAGTAGCGCTGTCAAGATGCTGACTGATAACAACCATCTTAAACTGCTGATTAAACGGACGGGGAAAGTACCTGGCTGGAGATACTCATGTGAACAGATCTCATG GTATGATACGGAGCAGCAGAAGATTGTAACAGGGGACATGCAAGAGTATAACTCCCCTGTTTCCAGCCTGGGGCCATTCCTAAACGGGATATCAGAGCGCAGAGTCAATTTGAGTGTGAAGAGGAAGGAACTGAGGGATGGGCTTGGCTTTAACATCCGTGGGGGCAGCGAGTTTGGACTGGGCATCTTCGTCTCCAG AATTGACAAGGGTGGCCTAGCTCAGCAGAAGGGTGTGAGGGTGGGGGATCAGATCCTCAGCGTGAATGGGACATCATTTGAGGGCCTGACCCACAGTGGGGCTGTCAATTTCCTCAAGACTCAGTCGCAGCTTATTCTGACTGTCAGG TATATGGGTCGGTTCCCAGTGTTTAAGGAGATGTATGCAGAGTACAAATGGTTAAATGGTTACAAAGGATCAAGGTCAA GGCCTCAGAGTCGTGCTGCCTCATACAGCGAGTTCCCCATGGGGCGTGTGAGGCGGGTGCCGCTGGAGAGTAAGATTGAGGTGTACACCCAGACAGATGACGAGGATTCAAGTCAGTTGAGCCTGGACATCCACACTGAGCAAGTGTTACCTTTACAGACAGAGATCCTCATGCCCAGGGACTCCTCCCAGTTCATCCTCAGACACTCCACACTCAACAACAAACTCAACTCCTCCGGATCCGATCTCGAGGATCTCATCCTTGATGATTtcgaaaatgaaaatgaaaactcttTGTACGGAGAGCAAAATTTAGATGTTTCTGTGGCCAGGTCATCAGAGACCGAAAACAACAGGGATGTGTCACTGGACCTag aatttcctATTGAGAGAAGGGAGAGAAAACCATCCA CATCAAGTCGAAAATCTCGAAGCAAGAAAGGATCCACAGGAAAGAAGAAAAGCACAAAACATGAGGACACAGCAT cTTCCTATTCCGGGTCGATCAGAAAAAGAGGAGTATTTGAGAAGTCTTTTGGCTCTCAGATTATGCACCGTGGCTCCATTGGGGGATCCAGTATGATGGAGGTAGAGAACCGTGCCAGATCTACGCTGTCAGAGGATGAGGCTACTGCAGTTATCAGACACATACGCACC TACAAAGAGACAAAGGATATAGAGAGACTGGTACAGGTATTACTGGTGATCCTGGACAAGCCAGAGAAAATCCTGCTGTTCACACATATCAG AACGGTGGTACATCCGACAGATATCGGCAGGTTTGACAGTATGGTATCCCGATACGAAGATCAGGCTCGTAATGAGCTGAAAACCAGTTCTGCAAAGTCTTCACCTGTCCGTCACATCAAGGAGGACCCACCTGGCAGAAAAGTCCTTATGGATCCAGTCATGG ACCTCCATGGCAGTTTTCATCTGGAGGAACACGGTCAGTACACCAGCAAGTACAGGACTGCGGAGGCGCGTCAACGCAGCCGTGATACAGCAGACTACAGCAGCGACTCTGATGTCAACAGTCCAGAGACATCAGCCAGACCAGCATCAGCCGCCAGCCCACATAAACAGTCTGATGTCATCTTTGTGAACTCTGGGAGGCGATCACACACGCCATTCTCAAACTACCAGATGAACAGTGCTTACAATGG TTTTGATGACCATTTGGACAGTCTCTCTGTGGACTCTGCCTGTAGCTCTGTATCATCTGTGGACAGTGTGCCTGTTGCCTTTGATGACCCTGACCTCCCCCCAGGCTGGTTAAGGTCAACCAGTCAGAGGAAGATAGAGGTGAAGTCTTATGCACTGGTGGAGGAGGGGGAAAACAGCGCTGCTGAAGAATCAGCCTCTGTGACAGCTTCCCGTGATATCAGTCATGTGAACCACCTTCCTGTGGATGGGAGTCCCTCACGGGCAAGCTCCTCACATCAGCAAAGCTCAGAGTCACACAAGAGTCCATCTCACAAGACTCTCTCGCAGCAGAGTCCTTCCCGAGCATCTTCAGAGCGAGCATGGCAGGGCTCCTATGTATCCCCAAGTCGCTCCTCCCTTGCGTCAGAGAGAACGCGCAGCCCTATCCGGTATGTCACCTCCATGATGGGGTCGCCGTCAGGGTCCCCACAGAGACGTGAGATCTCCTCACCCCCTCCTCCCCTTCTCATAGCCACAGTGCCTGCAGAAGGGCCACCAGcactggagttatctcccctatcTCCACCTGCCACGTTTAAGGATCCTGCCCCGAGATCCAGGGTTATCAGTCTCTCCAAAGCAATCAGCACACTAG GTCTGAGCATCTCTGGGGGTATGGAGAGCAAGTCTCAACCAGAGGTCAAAGTTCAGAAGATCTTCCCTGGAGGGTCGGCAGCTGCGGAAGGTTCACTTCAG GCAGGGGATGTGATGTTGAGCATAGATGGTGAGACCTTACAAGCCGTGACACACGCTCAAGCAGTAGACATCATTCGCAAAGCCTGgaacaacaaatacaaacctGCCTTGGACATAGAGATACGAGCGACAGATTAA